The following is a genomic window from Prunus persica cultivar Lovell chromosome G7, Prunus_persica_NCBIv2, whole genome shotgun sequence.
TCTGTTTGATACTGTGAAAGTGTTTTCCAGATAGAGTAGAGAGAGAATATTTTGCAGAGGCAAAAGACATGTAAATTCTGAAGCCAACATACAGATAATCATCATCAAAAGCATAggaccatttttttttctcgatCAAGTAGCATAGGAGCATAGGTAGACAGAAACTGGTGAAGTAGAAAAACACAACCCATAAGCCATCAATCTCTGTAGTTttccactttttctttttgtttttctttctatttttcacCTTCTTTTTGGGTCATGTGGGCTTTCTTTGCTTTACTAATTAAAGGGTCACTAGCACTAATGATTCTTCCCTGCAAGTCTCTGTTCACTGGTTCCCTTGATGCCTGACACCGAGAGCTCACATTCAATCATTTTAGGGGCACTCGTGGGCTTAAAAAATAAGAGATTGGAGATAAATATTCAGAGGCCTCTCAGATTACCCAGTTCTTGGTGAGTCTTTTTgctgttttgtgttttaagGTTCATGCAATTGGGCACAAAAAGGACCTAactattttttgttaatttgtgGTTTCTGTGGGTTTTTGTCTTGGAGTTGATCTGTGATTTCTATGCTTTTGAACGCCCTTTGTGCCTATACAAATATAAGTTGTTCAGTTCAGTCTCTTTAAAACTGTGTTATTCACCTGTCTGCAATTCTTCTTACAAAGATTACatcttttcctattttcaGTGAAATTGCTAGCTGGGTTGGTGCTTTGAGTATCACATTCCTTCAATTTTCACTAAATTGAAAGTCTTGTTGTGGAGTAAGTGAATTCTCAGTTTAGGGTTCTTAGGATCAACCTCAAAATCACACCTTTGCGACTTTCATGCTTATGAGTTTATATTGTTATCAGACTCTTTTGAAGCGGTAAAGGGTTTTGGTTCCAAAGCTTTGTATTGGGATCCACAGCAATGCGCTAACTGCAATTTCTGTAAATTCTTGTGAAATATGGCTGAAATTAGACTTACAAGGGTAGAACAAGGCCAAACCAAGATTAGAAATGTCCCAATTGCCGTGACACCAGAAGGTTTCTGGTGTTGCCCTTCTCCTGTTGTGTTTCAAAAGACCCTCAAAGCTCAAAATTCCCTACACAAACCCAAGCcctcatcaccaccaccaccacccaagACAACAGCTCAGAGGAAACAAACACCACTTAGTGAAAAAAAGCTAGCGTTTACCCCATCGAGATCAGGGAGTATTAATGATGGTCAACGAGCTTTTGGTCCTGAGGCGCCTGATGCACCCACGGTGAGTGCATCTCTGGTTCCCGAGAGAGTCCCGAGGCCCAAAGTTGAAAATTTGCCAAGGAAAGTTGCAATTGAGTTTGGTGAACCTGGAAGTAGTGATATGAAGGTGGTTCTACTTGGAAAGCAAGGATTTTGTGTGAAGTTGAGCGTTCACAAGAATGTTCTAGTGGAGCATAGCAACTTTTTCGCTGATAAGCTTTCTGAACAACAGTCTGGTTCATCCTGTCTTGAAATCGAAGAATGTGATGATGTTGAAATATATGTTGAAACCGTTGGATTGATGTATTGCAAAGACATGAGGCAACGGCTGATGAAACAGAGTGTCTCTCGTGTACTCCGTATTCTGAAGGTAATCAGCATAACTGTGTAATGTATGAGTTATCTCATATCTCTGCGGATTGCAATTAtgctgtttttgttgttgattatGCTTTAATGCCAAAACTGTGAATCAATTAATTTAGTATTTCTTCAACTGCTGTTTCAGTATTATGATATATTTTGCATTTGTTATACTTTTCATGCTTTTATGAGTATTAGAGTAGTTCAGACATTACACTTTTAGAGCCTCTAGCCTTTGAATGGAATGGCCAAATCCCTCCTGTTTTGGACATACATTTGTTACAAATTCTCGTGTTGGTTAGGTTGTTCATTGTATAGTATGTATGCGACTGACTTGTAGTTGATATAAGCTACAATAGTGTAGGTTATTGTTTAACGATTGTAAAAGACTTTCTCTCATGTTATTGTGCTTCCACATTATTtgattcatttatttatagtgATGCACTTTTTTgtgttattatttattattattattattattttggttcaATTTGGCATGCTAGTAGCTATTCTCTTTATGTAAATATCCTTATGACTCACAAATAGACTGAAAAAAAGTAGGAAAGAATATGGAGATACACTTATTAGATTTTAAGGTTTGGAACATCTTTACTACTGTCCCATTTTTCATTAATCTCATTGATAGGGGTTGAACTCCTCAATGTTTAGGAGTGTGCATTATGCTCAATTTCAAGTCATTTTAGCCAATGTCCCGTATCAATATGCAGTGTATTTTAAGTTCTCTTCTCTTATGCTGATGTAGATTGATCCTGACCATCAGATTTAATTGAATGGTTATGATGACTTGAAATGCGGTTTGAATGCAGATAAGTAGAATCCCATAGATATAGTCATTGAATAGGATTTCTATTTCTTGTCGGCCTAcctgtattttctttttcatcttgGCCCCTGTTATACTTCTATAGTTCATAAATTGATCTTAGATATATCAAATCTTAACCTGAATCTGGGTGGCACCTTTTTTCAGATTGCAGAACTTCTTGCCTTCAACTCGTGCATGCAGTCATGTTTAGAATACTTGGAAGCAGTCCCATGGGTTggggatgaagaagaagaaaaagtagtCTCATCAGTCTTGCGACTCCAGAGTGAGGGTATTGGGGTCACTCCAGTATTGAAACGAGTCTCCTCTGACATTTCTAAAGCCCCTAAGGACACACTTTCCCACATAATTGAACTTGTTCTCGCAAGCAATGAGGAGAGAGGCAGGCGTGAAATGAAATCCGTTGTGCTGAAGCTCCTTAAGGAGAACAACAGTGCCTCAAGCTCTACAGGTTCAGCTGATGTCTGCCATGAAACACTGTATAACTCATGCAGAAACTGTTTGAACTTGCTTTTGTCCCTGTTCAAGCAGGCTACAGAACCAGAGTGTGCTGATAAACCGGTCGACAACAAAGAACCTGTGGTGAAGCAAATAGCTTTGGCTTCTGATAACCTCTCATGGTTGCTTGAGATTTTGGCTGACAAACAGGCAGCAGACGAATTTGGAGTAATGTGGGCTAGCCAGCAAGAATTGGCATCCTTGCATACAAAGCTGCCTATTGTGTCTCGTTACCATGTTAGCTGTATTACGGCAAGGCTGTTTGTTGGCATTGGTAGAGGGGAGCTGCTGCCATCTAAGGATACCCGCCAACTGTTGTTACAAACCTGGTTACAGCCATTGATCAATGACTACAATTGGCTGCAACATGGGTGCCGGTCATTTGACCGGAAGGTTGTGGAAGAAGGAATTGGTAGGACAATCCTCACTCTGCCTCTAGAGGACCAGCAAAGTATTTTGCTTTCTTGGTTGGGCAGTTTTCTGAAGGCTGGTGATAGCTGCCCAAATCTTCAGAGGGCCTTTGAAGTTTGGTGGCGGAGAACTTTCGTCAGACCCTATGTGGAAGGGCAAGGCAGTTCACTTCAGTCAGATAGCTCAATGACATCATAGTAGATCTTAAGAGTAAAGAGTTACAATAACCAGTGAGAGAAATGTTTGTATCTAAATTTAGCGGTGTTGTGTTCCATAGTATGTGGGAGAACAGAGGCTTGAAagatttctcattttcttaagGCTAACGTGACAGATTTCTGTGAAGTCAAAAGAGTGAACTGATGAACTTCTGAGAAATTTCCATGCTTTTAAGTGATGTAAGAAACTGCTTTTGTATTTGATGATGTGATGTGGGTTGGTTGTTTCTTGTGGAAATTCTTGAAAAGGAGAGTTGATTGAACTTGTTGCCTCATGTGAGCCTACTAGCTTCAGAGTGGATCAGCCAAAAGCTCTTTGCCCCTCATGATGATCATATAATATAATGTTCACCAAAGGCTTTTagtttttctataattttaaaatgtgGTGAATTATATTTAGTACATCGTATGATCGACTCACCTTTTCTACATTTCAGcttttatgtaattaattttatttgaatttaattttatgataGTTTCTTAATACTTGgatattgatttgttttgtgaaaaattGGTAAATGTAATATGCTCTATATTTCACATGACATGGATTGGATTGAATCTCAAACTCTACAAATCCAGCGAAAATTCTATAGTTAGGGTGCCATTTATATGGACCATTTATGTGGATATTCATATTAGTCACTGGATCATGTCATTTAACTTAAATGAAGTTACTATTCAAATGAATTATGTGGTTAAAATGAAGATCCACATTCATAGAACGACTCCTGCAATCCAATCACCACTGAGTTCTGCTAAAATTAAATGGTTTCAAATCGATGAACACTATACTATTACTTTCAATTCAACCAAGATGTGTAACACCTCAACTTGTTCCAAGATGTTGTATGGAACTTATAAGTGGGCTTGGTAGTGTTCTACAATATTCTGGAACAGGTCCATAGATTGCTCTAGCTCAAATTGGCATTCTGAGCTAGATATATAGGCCCGGTTGAGAAGCCTAGTTAGTCCCAAATATCAGCCCATGCCAATGCTTGCCCCATTTTCCACCCATAGGCAAGAGTCCACTAATTTAACCTGGCTTGCATGAGGAGTTCTTGTGTGTCTGCCGTACACAGCAACACACTCAAGGGGATGAGACCAGCGTAGGGTCGGTTTAGAACAAAATCAGGGGGTTTCGTTACTTTGTGTGTGTAATTGTATGGGTGACATGATCCGTCAGTCGGACTCAAGAATTTCTCTTGTATGAAATGAGCAAAGTTCTATATTTAGATTGCATTAAATTGCTCAATTATAAATTGGCCATTAGAAGTTAGAATTACTTTTTGGCTTGGTGTAACGCAAATAGTTCTTACATGCATGTGTCAAGCTTTAATGCATAGGTTTATGGTTTAGATATTGTTTCTTGTCATTATGGTTCAGGTGCACATGCAGTTATAGGATGTGCACGTTTTGTTTGTCCTTGAGGGTTGTGAATAGTTCTCACTCGGCCCCCCCTAATTGTGTAATTGATCTTGCCCCACATCACGCGTGCTACTATGATAGTCCTTTGGCTAGCAAACTTGGTCACAAATAAGTCACAATATAGTGCTAAAATGTTttaggttttttctttttcacattCAAGAGAAAGCGAGAACTGAATTTTTTCATGGATGTGAAAGTTCGTGGTCTCATCACTAAAGCTATAAACCAGAcatgttttgtattttctttagtGGTAGTTGTTGTGCAATGAATTTCAATTGCCCCCAGAATTGATTCTTGCATCTAATGCAATAAATTTTAACTAGAGTTCCAATAGGACATGGGGGCTCCAGTGCTTGTTTTGCAAGTGAccatgaaattgcatgaagcatcAAACTTAGTTTACATCAGTTATTATGACTTTATGGAATCAACTTATTACAGACTTAAATTCATCCTCATCTACGTATGATACAATTGGTTGGTACTAAAGAGGAAAAGACAGCGCCTCAACTTTCACAACAAGGCTgagaatggaaaaaaaaaagtttctgaacaaaattaattataagcgcctttttttttaatgaaaaaagttTAGGGGGAGGGGAGGCTATCCCGAATCTCAAGTCTCTGCATTTAGAGGTAGTGCATTTATCCGCATTTCATTAAATTCAAACCAGTCTAATAATCAAACGTCTTAAAACATGACACGTCATTAAACTTGAAGGtgtctgttttttttccaaaactcACGCGTTAAACCGTTAACATAAGTTTTTGAGCGTTGTCCTTCAGTGTTGAAACCGTGATCGATCAGGAGGAAATACGTACCATCAACGAATAACCATTCACAATTATCCAGATGCTTGTTTCTTTGGTTTTAGTGAAGCCACTGATTGTGTTAAGTCATTGATTCCAAAACATTAGGTTGTTATAAGCCAAGGTAGAGCAGACAAACCTAATATAATCAAAACAAGCTTGATTATAAATGACATTTGTCAAATTGGTATATGTAATAATATCCATATATAAGGGTTTATGATTCTATGAACAAAATACAATGATAATCGAATCTCTGC
Proteins encoded in this region:
- the LOC18770892 gene encoding BTB/POZ domain-containing protein At3g50780, which gives rise to MAEIRLTRVEQGQTKIRNVPIAVTPEGFWCCPSPVVFQKTLKAQNSLHKPKPSSPPPPPKTTAQRKQTPLSEKKLAFTPSRSGSINDGQRAFGPEAPDAPTVSASLVPERVPRPKVENLPRKVAIEFGEPGSSDMKVVLLGKQGFCVKLSVHKNVLVEHSNFFADKLSEQQSGSSCLEIEECDDVEIYVETVGLMYCKDMRQRLMKQSVSRVLRILKIAELLAFNSCMQSCLEYLEAVPWVGDEEEEKVVSSVLRLQSEGIGVTPVLKRVSSDISKAPKDTLSHIIELVLASNEERGRREMKSVVLKLLKENNSASSSTGSADVCHETLYNSCRNCLNLLLSLFKQATEPECADKPVDNKEPVVKQIALASDNLSWLLEILADKQAADEFGVMWASQQELASLHTKLPIVSRYHVSCITARLFVGIGRGELLPSKDTRQLLLQTWLQPLINDYNWLQHGCRSFDRKVVEEGIGRTILTLPLEDQQSILLSWLGSFLKAGDSCPNLQRAFEVWWRRTFVRPYVEGQGSSLQSDSSMTS